Below is a window of Humulus lupulus chromosome 9, drHumLupu1.1, whole genome shotgun sequence DNA.
tcattatacataaaacaataatattcccacagttatgtaatcaccaaatagttaaatttaataagtcataaacacccaaaataatacttagcatccaccattcctcatccctaactatttcatagctcattcagatatacccatcattagattcgaagtcgaatacataTATAATGCTCAAAAGATAAGATAATGACACgaaatagaaataggctaaacacattggctccatcgataatttatcttttccacgttcgcgtcactatgctcctggaatgggagagataggggtgagcttataaagcccagtaggaaaacaactaataacataggacccaaaagtttaatacaaccactgcatggttagctttgaaaacaaaacatacatcatcatgtataaaccaaaatagagagaaaccacaaataatcataagagcatagctacaagtgcacatcacaccgtccactagatccctagttcccgttacccaccatagaaaatccgacatcctaaaccgggtagccggacctgataaccaccacaaggggaggctcagaacacttcctgtatacagatgctaggtctttacacctacatgtgagtggacacctgatctacatatgatgacacagagactaggccgtgaaacaacaacgtgcaccaatcatgatcactatggctctcatcggtataaccaaatgcaggaaAACATgtaaagaaagaaacatattccctttatattttagaaaattggacAACATAAGAACTACATTTGAATAAACTCAAAAATCATAACCTACATAAATAAtgaacaaaaataaatatttggcactcagtgccctcagaacagatcagaaaacatgctggttaagttttcaatttttcaaacattttataaatatcaaaattggaatatgttgaatgTAATTTAATAAGAgcaaaataagtccaatagtctagttgagtccctacctctttagaaTTTAATCAGAGCCCAAAGTGATgctcctaagcttaacgatgatcttagaatgatttagtccgattttaatatcacgtttttcctatgtgcaccaaatgagcaaacgattatcattaTAGCATTCCTTATTTaaaatcgtgtccaatgacatataatgTTGTAATGACCAATTAATGTACTCAAGTCCTTTAAGTTAGTCTGTTAGTTAGTTTCAGTTATTTCTGTTATTAGCTTTTGGTTTGTTTCGGGTTGGCTATATATAGCACCCTCTTATTTTCTTGTAAGGCTAACTCACTTTTGTAAACATTCATTTTTATTCTTCAATAAAGCTTGATAGAGATTTCTGCCGTGGACTAGTCTAATGAGAACTTTATTGTCTCATTAGGAAACCATGTAAATTGGTGTGCTGTGTTCTATGTTCTGTGTTCTTTGAGTAGTGTTGTTCTTGGTGGTTCTTGCTAATCAACTGAAGTGATCAGAAGCTGGTGTGGTGGTTCTCTGTTTTGCAcgacaattggtatcagagccaggttgttAAAGGGAGAGTCTTGATTATCTTTATCAAGATTTGGTTGACAACCGGAGGAGAAATGGGGAATGCAAAGTTTGATCTTGAAAAATTTACAGGGAAAAATGATTTCGGTCTATGGCGTGTGAAGATGCGTGCAATGTTGGTTCAACAAGGTTTGCAAGCTGCCTTATTGGGAGAAAAGAGCCTCTCGTCTGAGTTATCTGAAAAGGAGAAGACTGAGTTACTGGACAAAGCTCACAGTGCCATCATTCTCAGTTTGGGTGACAAAGTTCTTCGAGAAGTATCAAAGGAGAAGACAGCAGCTGGTATTTGGATCAAATTGGAGAGCTTATACATGACCAAGTCGCTGGAAAATCGTTTGTTTTTAAAACAGAAGTTGTATTCTTTCAAGATGACACCAGGGAAAAATGTTGAAGATCACTTGGATGAATTTAACAAGATCATTCTTGATCTTGAAAATATAGACATCAAGGTTGATGATGAGGATCAGGCCATCATTGTTCTAAACTCTCTACCCACTGAGAGTTATGAGCATTTTGTCGATACAATGATGTATGGCAAAGAATCATTGTCTCTGGAAGAAGTTCAGAATGCTTTAATGTCAAAAGAATTAAAGCGGAAGTCCGAATTGAAGGAAGAGGCAAATGGAGATGGGCTGTTTGTTCGAGGAAAGACTTCCAAGAAGGAAAACAAAGATCAATCTGGACAGAACAAGGCAAAAGGAAACTCAAAGTTCAAGAAGAGGTGTTTCATCTGTAATAAGACTACGCACTTGAAGAATGACTGTCCTGTTATGAAGAGTTACAATCAGAAACAATCTGGAAATGTTGATGTTGTTTCAGATTGTGATGACAATAATGGATATGATAGTGCAGGGGTATTGGTTGTGTCCAATGGAGTAACAGACAATGACTGGATTATCGATTCCGGATGTTCTTTCCATATCTGTCCAAACAAAAACCAGTTCAAAGAATATCAGGCAGTAACAGGAGGAACGGTCAGACTTGGGGACAATCGGGCTTGCACTATTGCTGGAATTGGGACAGTAAGGATTGAACTTGATAAAGGTGGAGTTACAGAGCTGAAACAAGTTAGACATGTACCTGATATAAAGAAAAATCTTATATCAGTAGCCATGTTAGATCAAGATGGCTGTTCAGTCAAGGTTGAAGGTGGAGTACTCAAAGTGATTAAAGGATCCATGGTCATTATGAAGGGCATTAAAGAAAATGGCATCTATGTTTTGAGAAAGAGAGCTGTGAAGAATCAAGTTAACACAGTGGCGAATGAGAAGAAAGTATCTATGATTTGGCACCAACGGTTGGGTCACATTAGTAACAGAGGTCTGAAAGTCTTGAGCCagaagggtgtttttggcaaggATAAAATTGAAGAGCTTGATTTCTGTGAGCAATGTGTGCTAGGAAAATCAACAAGGGTCAAATTTGGAAAAGGCAAACACAATTCAAAGGGCATTCTAGATTATGTACATTCGGATTTGTGGGGGCCATCCAGAACTATCTCAAGAGGTGGAGTAAGGTACTTTCTTACTATCATAGATGACTACTCTAGATTTGTGTGGGTGTATATACTGAAGCATAAGAATGATGCTCTTTCTAAGTTTAAAGAATGGAAAAGTTGGCTTGAAAACCAAACAGGAAGAAAGGTGAAGAAATTGAGAACTGATAATGGTTTGGAATATTGTTCCAATGAGTTTAATCAGTTTTGCAAGAATAATGGTATAGGAAGGCATCTTACTGTTCCAAGAACTCCTCAGCAAAATGGACTAGCTGAGAGAATGAACCGAACCATTCTAGAGAGGGTCAGATGCATGCTCATTTATTCAGGAATGCCTAAAAATTTCTGGGCTGAGGCAGTTGTCACTACCTGTTATCTCATAAACAGGTGCCCTTCCTCAGCTTTAGAGTTTAAGACTCCAATTGAAGTCTGGACAGGTACAAATGCTAGGTATGAGCATTTAAGAGTTTTTGGGTGTTTAGCATATGCTCACATTAGGCAGGACAAGTTAGAGCCTAGAGCTAGGAGGTGCATTTTTCTGGGATACCCCGAGGGTATTAAAGGCTACAAGTTGTGGAGTATTGAAGATGGTAATCACCAAAAATATTTCACTAGTAGAGATGTAGTCTTCGAAGAAAGGAAACTGTACAAAGATACACTCAAACAAGATAAATCTGATGCTCATACAAAGCCAGAAATAAAGGAGACGATTCAAGTTGAGGTGGAGATACCTTTAAATCATTTTCAAGAGGAACCTGATACTtcagaagaaaatgaagaagaaactGAAGACAAGGCAGAAAGTGACATGGATATAGTTGACAACACTTGGGACTATCAACTGGTTAGAGACAGAGAAAGGAGAGACATAAAGGCACCATAAAGGTTTGGTTTTGCAGACATTGTTCATTATGCTTTGAGTGTAGCCGAGCAAAATGAAGATGAACCAAGAACTTATGTTGAAGCTATGACATCAGTTGATAAGATTGAGTGGAGTAAAGCTATGAGAGAAGAAATTGATTCTCTAAATAAAAATAACACCTGGAAGCTGATAGATAAACCTATTGGGAAGAAAATTGTTGGCTGCAAGTGGATTTATAAGTTTAAGGAAGGAATACCAGGGGTAGAAAAGCCTAGAtgtaaagcaaggcttgtggctcGAGGTTTCACACAAAGAGAAGGTATTGACTACAATGAGATATTCTCATCTGTAGTTAAACACACTTCAATAAGAATGCTACTGAGTCTTGTAGCAACTGAAGATCTTGAGCTTGAACAATTAGATGTAAAGACAGCTTTTCTACATGGTGATCTTGAAGAAGAAATCCTAATGAAACAGCCAGAAGGTTTTGAGGTAAAGGGTAAGGAAAATCAGGTTTGCTTATTAATGAAATCTTTGTATGGCTTAAAACAATCACCAAGGCAATGGTATAAGCGGTTTGATGATTTTATTACTAAAATTGGTTTTAAAAGAAGTGCTTATGACAGTTGTGTGTATGTTAGAAATGCAAAGTCTACTGTCTTTCTCTtgttatatgtggatgacatgctaatTGCTAGCAAACATATGACTGAGATTGACAAAGTTAAGAAGCAGCTGCTGAATAGAGAATTTGACATGAAGGATTTGGGGTCTGCCAAGAAAATACTTGGAATAGAGATCATTCGAGACAGAAAACTAAGGAGGCTGAAGCTGTCTCAAAAGGGGTACATTCTTAAAACTTTATCTAAGTATGGTTTTGATAAAGTTAGCTCTGTTAATACTCCTATAGCTCAACAGTTTAAACTATCAAATTCTCATTCACCCTCCACTGATAAAGAAGAAAAATTCATGGAATCTATTCCCTATACTAATGTGGTAGGTAGCATAATGTACATTATGGTCTGTACAAGACCCGATTTATGCTATGGTGTTAGTGTGGTTAGTAGGTTTATGGGGAAACCAGGTATTGAACATTGGAAAGCAGTTATGTGGCTCATGAGGTATCTAAAGGGGACTTCAGACATAGGATTAATATATGGTACTGATTGCAGCAAAACAGGTGTATTGGGGTTTGTTGACTCTGATTATGCAGGAGACTTAGACACTAGAAGGTCCCAAACTGGTTTTGTTTTTCAACTTAATGGCTGTACTATTAGTTGGAAGGCTAATCTTCAATCTATTGTAGCTCTCTCAACAACAGAGGCAGAGTATATTGCTTGTACAGAGGCTGTTAAAGAAGCTCTATGGCTTAAGGGGATCACTCGAGAATTTGGCATTGAACAGCGATATGTAAGTGTCTACTGTGACAATCAAAGTGCATTACACCTATGTAAAAATCAAGTGTTTCATGAGAGAACCAGACATATTGATGTAAGGTTACACTTCATCCGAGATATTATTGCAGAAGGAAAGGTTCAGTTACACAAGATTGGTACAGAAAATAATCCCTCATATATGCTCACAAAATCACTGCCAACAGCCAAGTTTAGACATTGTCTAAGCTTGCTTCAGATCACTAACTCATGAGCATTGTGATCTTAGGAATCTCTGTTAAAGTTTTGTAAATTATAATATGTCTGTTATATTTGTTTACTGATCTGTAATGTACTTTAATTGGTCAAGGTGGAGAATTGTTGTAATGACCAATTAATGTACTCAAGTCCTTTAAGTTAGTCTGTTAGTTAGTTTCAGTTATTTCTGTTATTAGCTTTTGGTTTGTTTCGGGTTGGCTATATATAGCACCCTCTTATTTTCTTGTAAGGCTAACTCACTTTTGTAAACATTCATTTTTATTCTTCAATAAAGCTTGATAGAGATTTCTGCCGTGGACTAGTCTAATGAGAACTTTATTGTCTCATTAGGAAACCACGTAAATTGGTGTGCTGTGTTCTATGTTCTGTGTTCTTTGAGTAGTGTTGTTCTTGGTGGTTCTTGCTAATCAACTGAAGTGATCAGAAGAAGCTGGTGTGGTGGTTCTCTGTTTTGCacaacatataatatgaccatatttaaaatttcaagttccggaacttcacccaagcggtgcacaataGCGGTTGGTGGCGGTACCAGAAACATCGATGAATATATGCATGACATATATCAAAACGATCatctcgatgagtacatcacgaaagtaTAGCTCCTTCGCCCAAATAACCTCCGGTGTCGccggaaaatgcttccaaaggggcgaagatacccaaaatctcgccgGAGAAAAATGGTGAGTTGACCGGAATGACTGAGTGGGCGACGATCCTCTCACGACGCTGATTCCAACGGTATCACCCACTCGCCGAACGGTAGTCGGAGTTTGTCAGAAAGTCACCTCAAAGTTTCGACGGCAAAACTTCGGAGTGGCCGTACAGGCGCGCCCTTCTTCCTCCGATGGTCACCAAACTTTGGGGTTGCCGTCGTCGCCGGTCGGGGAAGCTGCAGCATCGGTGTGTGTCGGAAATGGTGGGCAGTGGTAGCTGGGTCTGGTGCCTTGCCGAAAGGAAAgcatgaaagaagaagaagaaagaggacgGTTCGGGaggaagaagaaaaggaaaaaaatttaaaataattaattattattatatatatattttttctcacATATTTGACTTTTTCAACCTGAAAAAGTCTCAGGTATCAAAGGTTGTTCCTGAACACCATGAAGCCGCTGTCGCCTACGTTGGCTGCGTGCAAAACGCCGTCGTTGTGGCGGAGGATGCAGGGGGTGGAGGAACCTTGAATGTCGGCGTAAGCGTTGGCCATGAAGGCTTGTTCTAAAGTCCCTATTGGGTCGGTGGTGTTGTTAACGAAGGCGTTGACTGAGTTGAGCATGAGTTGGCGAGCGTACTCGCGGGCGTCTATGCCTTTCTTGGCCCAGCCGCCGACTCCGTCGGCTACTCCGATGATCTGCTCAGTTGAGCAGACGAAGTGAGCGTCTTCTCCTAGATCGTGGTCTTTTGCACCGTAACAATGTTCGCACACCATCTTCATCGTCTTCACTCTCTCCGTATCGATCTCTCTATGTTTTGATGTGTTGATatgattttggtgagttttttttttttcctggAAATTAATGATCTGAATATTTAGAGCTAAGTACGTATTAGTTGTTTTGATTATAATTTGGATTATGATATGagtacatatatattatataaatatctaAAATTGAATTATCACGGATTTTTCTGACGGAAAGATTtgattttaagatttaaaaaacaaaagattcaaaataataataatgatacatGCATGACCGTTgattatttgaatttttaaaCTGATTAATAATCTCTCCATGAAGTAATTCATCACTTCTAAAttttaaatattagaaaaataaaatgtaCGTTGTCAATTGAGGTATTCATAATCCTAAATAcagtttttaaatatatatatataatgttaatgaaaacaaaaaataagaaCATGAACAGattatacatttaaaaaaaaataacaatgatcAAATTTGACCTAACAGGTATAATTTCACGGTTTTTTTTAATCTTGTTTTCGAAGAATTTACatacaaatttaaaaagaaaaaaaacaatatataataaataaatcaataaatacGTATTGGTACGTTATATGACAAATCTAGCTTATAGCACTTCCAAAAagaattttaaattataaaatatttatctAGAGAACAATTCGATATAATGAGGTTAATTAACTATATAGCAAAATCAAATTAATCaagatattaattaaaaaaacaacataaattaTACATTTTAAAAAGATAATAATGAAATTATATTTGACCTATATCATCATGGCGTAAAGCATTCTTGATATAGGTGGCTGTTAATCTATTCCAACAACTTACACAtgcatttaataataataataataataataataataataaaattttacctaACAGATATAATTTCACAGTTTTTTTAATCTTATTTTCGAagaatttacataaatatttagaaagaaaaaatatatataataaataaatcaaatacgTATACCCTTATATACATGTATAGGGTCGGTACGTATATATGACAAATCTACTTCAGACACttcctaaaaaataatttaaaattataaaatatatgtcGGAGAACAACAACATATATGAAGTTAATTAACTACGTAcacaaatcaaatcaaaataataataataatagataagaacataaattacacatttaaaaaaaaaattaataatgaaaTTATCTGACCTATATCCTCATGGCGTTTGGCAAAAAGCATTCTAATGGCGTTTGGAAAAAAGCATTCTTGGTCAGCTCCAATTTTCAAGGCTCTTCCATCGCGGTCTGTATTCTTCGTTATATTGTATGACTACGGACGCCGTTAACATCTACAACAACAACTACAAGAAATTGAGGTTTTCAGCCACAACTTAATTATATCATTAGAAAATTCTAATCATATAATACCATATCTATATTTTCTGCTACCAATATTCTTTGATAGCTAATATTGTTGGCTACTAAATTTTAGTAGCAAAATAATTTagtgaaaaaaattataattaagtgATATCAAATATGTCTGCTACCAAAATATTTGGCAGCATATTTATATTATCAGCTACTAATATTTTTTTGTAGCTAATATTAATATTAGCACCAAATATAAAATTGATgtattttgtatatttttatcTTTGTTTTTTTCCCGTTTAGTAATCGATTATTTGATAGTTGATATAAATTTATTGTTACtaaattatatcatattttggCACTAGCAAATAAACTATTTttagtagtagtattttttctACAAAAGTATTGGTAGAGAAAGTACACAATAAAAATTATAgtgtaaaaaatatataagaatacCAAACATAATGTAATTAAATCTAGATTTGTGTTATGAACTctcaataaattaataatattttatttcgtaaaataattttttgtttaaaaaataaaatcaaggTAAAAAAACCAACTAAATGTATATGGACAAAATCAAAcgataaaattaaaaatatcataaGTACAATAACAAACTCGAAggaaaataaaagtaagaaaCTACATAAGTATGTATAGGGATGCATATAATTTTCATGAAACAAAGATCTTGGATGGAACCTATGGCAAGCCTCAGTAAAAAAATCCAAAAAGGACAATCCAATGGGCAAATGCCTCTTGGGGGAAAAAAATAAGAGCACTTGCCTTGCAAATAGTGACTATAAaactattcaaaataaataaaaacactaGAACAAAAAAACTCTTTGGATACAACTTTTGAAAATGAAACAATTGGAAAAGGAACTATAGTATTTATTAATTGGAATTAGTCAACCAGTTCTATGAATTCGTCAACCCACTCTACTCGAATTTGATCAATATTTTGTTTTGTATAATCTTTCATCTTCTCATTGCACTACAATAAATAAATGTAAgtaataatgaatattattcaattgtataatataataacaaaatattttattttagtagtATATATATACATCTTACATGCGTAGTTAACCAATTGATAGGTCTAGAATCCATGCAAAAGTCACAGATGTATCTCATTACATAATATCCACACTCAATATTCGATTGTTGTTGAGGACACTGCACAAATTtataaaatgtaaataaaaagataaaaagactttgaaaatttaaatttgcaatacaataatatattgtaatattctaAAGTAATtatcaaatgaaatatatattatatgatattattttacaACTTACCTTTATAGATTTCCATGTAATACCATACTCTTTTGGTTGCCTATTTTTGGAGGTATCGTAGTAATAAAAAACcctaataaacaaataaaatatttaataataaatttaaagtaaaaattaaataagactaattCATAGTACTATTTAACTTACATTTCCATTAGACTTTTAATTTCGTTACGTGGGGGTAGTCTAATTGGATCAAGCCAATAACATATATCACACAATGGATCAATTATTACTAGCATCCAATGATATCTGCTGACCATAAAATAAGATattgtatataaattaatatattgataatgtaattagttaaataaataaatcttacCCAATATGAATAGGAAGCAACCAAAATGTTAAAAGTTATTACTGTATCTAGAATGCTCTAGAGTTTTAGAATGTTCTAGTATATACTAGGAAGAACATAGAACATTCTAgaaagttcttgaagaaacttagaAGTCCTTATTGTATCTAGAATATACTATGAGAAACCTAGAATATTCTAGAAAGTTCTTGAAAAAACTTAGAACTAATTAGACAATATATAGAGAGCTCTAGAATCATTTGAAAAAGGTAGAAAGtggttaaatgaattataaagCTAGAAATTTCTAGAAAGATTTGAATGTTTCATttgtagcctataaatacaaatgtaatgtgTACCTAAAGACTAAGTGAGAAAATAGTCCAAGTGTGTGAGATTACAAGAAGTGTTTAAGAGAGTCCATTTGTTCAAAATGTTCTAAGCTTGTATTACCTATTACTcttcaataataataaaagtgttgtaatttttctactCTACACAAAATTGTCCTGCTTCTGTGTCTTCCAAGTGATTTTCCATTGATATTGAATTTAGTGTTTGACATGAATCCAAAGCCAATGTTGGATGAAAGAAACGAAAATATTGTGCTCGATTTGCTTTTTCCAACTTTTGATGTGAGATCTTAAATATTACAATTGAATTTctaagaaaaataatattattttgtgcATGAAATTTAAGTAAAATGTGTTTTTTTACCTGATCCAAAATGTTATACAGGGAGCTCCAATATTTGTCATGGTGCCAAGGTGAATTACATCTTCAGGTGAAATAAATAAGTATTGGTCATTATCCAAAATTTATGGGTCCATGGCAACACAAAATGTGCGTGAATGTTTATAAAGTCGAACAACTAGTAATACAACTTTTACACTCTATGGGGCGTCCTTGGGCATCCTAAATTGAACTAGAGATTTTTGCACTTCCTTTAAACTTGTGGAGGATTTACTGagaatttgtgaagaagaaggttgATCTTTTCCTTTACATGCCTCTAGTTGCAGTGAAGGGCTATATTGTTTATCTTGAAACAAAagataaaatttataaataacatcacaaattatatgtaatattaaatttaaaatttaatgaaaCCATTGATGGCTGTGCGATTTGTGACTCTGGTGCTTGTTGTTCTAATAATCAACTTTGTTGTAATTCGTAAAACTTCTCTATTTCTCTTGAACAATTCTTGCAATGTTATTATCTTGTTCATTTTTAAGATCTTCAACGATTTTCTCTAATATATTCAAACGTTCATCTTCAATCTCTTCACATTTGGATGATAACTGGGTTGACATCTTCTTTTCGGGTATAGGACCAAAACCTAGTAACCAACCATATTTCTCTTCGCCTAAAACTTGCATGTATATAGCAgtctcatccactactagtaaCAATCCATCTTCAAATTGAATGAGTTTCTCTTTTTCGTAACTCTACCATTTTCTTCtataataacaataaataatGGTGTCATAGTTTTACAAAAGTTAGAAGgtaaaaattcataatttttaaaagtcaAACATACATATTTTTCCTCGGCTATTATGTGGGTCCACTCATTCTTAATTTTACAATGagtttttcaaaatatttcaatCTCTCCAAACTTCATTGTTTCTTGTTGTACTTTGTCATCCCTTGTTTGTTTTGATTTCTGtaatacatttaaataattaataacattaaatataataaaattacaatgatattatatatatatataaaaatatgttcaCCTCCTCATGTATATACTGAATAAATGACTTAGTTCCACCAGAATGCATAAAAGAAACACTTGATCTATTTTTTGAACCTACAATTGACTTTTTCTACAAAATACTTATCATGTTagttttaagaattaaaaattataaaatgtgtacaAATTCAAGAAAGATATGATACCTTCCATTCTTCGTTAGAGAAGCATTCATTGCACATCCATTTCCAATCTTCGTCTCTTAGCACCAACTTCACAGATTGATTCTCTACAAGATTTTTATCTTCTTTGATGATTTTTTTGTATTGTGTGTGACAATTAATACGATAGTCTTTATAACGCTCTGAACAATAATGATTGCAAATAGTTTCCAAATATGGATCTTTTTTAAAATCCATTTCGAAAACATCCTACAaaaataatttaacaaaattaataaatcattcaaaattataaaataaattgttTTTATGTAAAAAGAATATTATGAAATAAATATACAAACATAAAGATACCATGATACGAGCATATACAACTTTCTTATCTTCTGGGGGAATTTTTGCCCAGCTGCTATACTAAAGTGGAGCATGATGGCGTACTTTTACACCAACAATGTTCGCAAAGGTACAGGCATGTGTCCCATGAACTCGAAGTTCACCTTTTTGATAGGAAATCTTTAACTTACTTGCATCATCCTTTAATAAACGCCTGACACCGTCCCCACGAGTAGGGCCACGAGTTCTCTTCTTTGATTTTGTACAATAATTATAATACTACTTTTAATCAAAATcattttcattaaatttttaaTGTATACATTATCATAAATTATACATGAAAGCTTTGTACCTTCTAAGGATTCATGTGTTTCATCATTTAATGGTGTTGTTGATTCATCATTTGGAGAACATGACAAAGGAGAAGAAGACTGTGTAGATGATGAAGAGTTAATTGCATCCTTTTACGACCAGACAACCTTCTACTAGTTAATGGTGGACCGAGAGAATTCTTATTTGACACGATTAAAGAGCTAAAAATATGCAATTCATATTGGCATATAATAAATTTtcataataaaaaatttacaaaaataataataataataacagacTTTATGATTAATCACTTTCATCACTCAAAGTTGTTTCTTCGgaattgtgacagtcaaaatcccgtgatccgtagggggaaatatcgggtaaaagttgtgcaatcccacatcgcctggggaatgtcaagtg
It encodes the following:
- the LOC133800000 gene encoding probable protein phosphatase 2C 55, with product MKMVCEHCYGAKDHDLGEDAHFVCSTEQIIGVADGVGGWAKKGIDAREYARQLMLNSVNAFVNNTTDPIGTLEQAFMANAYADIQGSSTPCILRHNDGVLHAANVGDSGFMVFRNNL